The following proteins are co-located in the Ficedula albicollis isolate OC2 chromosome 25, FicAlb1.5, whole genome shotgun sequence genome:
- the SLAMF1 gene encoding signaling lymphocytic activation molecule, producing the protein MGSGTWLPLLFTLGALWEPVASPNILILHRELSNGSCSLSLLCTSERGDEVSYSWDSQNNGTRGICSGNGRVLNVSYSLRNASVRCVCTARNRVSSRDVAFDSSQCGSEQRGVPGVRTELLVPLVALGVIVIVIVAIITFRATHSAKRLQVPSQVTPDSATSATIYAQVQKPKGTVTNTTPVSCTTIYAAATGPPLATDGAPRSPAASPNPWGHPQDTTTVYASVTLPMA; encoded by the exons aGCCGGTGGCCAGTCCCAACATCCTGATCCTCCATCGGGAATTGTCCAAcggcagctgctccctctcccttctctgcacCTCGGAGCGGGGGGACGAGGTTTCCtacagctgggacagccagaATAACGGGACCAGGGGGATCTGCTCCGGGAATGGTAGAGTCCTGAACGTTTCCTATTCCCTACGGAACGCCAGCGTCCGCTGCGTCTGCACTGCCAGGAATCGCGTCAGCAGCCGCGACGTGGCCTTCGACTCTTCCCAGTGCGGCTCCGAGCAGCGGG gtgtccccggGGTGAGGACAGAACTCCTCGTGCCGCTGGTGGCTCTCGGTGTCATCGTTATTGTCATCGTGGCCATCATCACCTTCAGGGCCACCCACTCGGCCAAAC GTTTGCAGGTCCCCTCCCAGGTGACTCCAGACAGTGCCACCAGCGCCACCATCTATGCCCAGGTGCAG AAGCCCAAAGGGACCGTCACCAACACCACCCCTGTGTCATGCACCACCATCTACGCCGCGGCCACCGGGCCACCTCTGGCCACCGACGGAGCCCCCCGGTCCCCGGCAGCGTCACCAAAcccatggggacacccccag GACACCACCACAGTTTATGCCAGCGTGACTCTTCCCATGGCCTGA